From Rutidosis leptorrhynchoides isolate AG116_Rl617_1_P2 chromosome 3, CSIRO_AGI_Rlap_v1, whole genome shotgun sequence, a single genomic window includes:
- the LOC139901813 gene encoding uncharacterized protein: MERTKVKHSTRVKHSTSKDSLHGDDELKENVTQNGECFSDENNTQKQPKTPTQPPQHKKQVRRRLHTTRPYQERLLNMAEARKEIVTALKFHRASMKQQESEAVHNLVTQTPQEKKTKSRKIHNLYPYTTTEITNTYSTLSCPPPYWPISTNVPPLPPSYHDNNQDFILPSQTLGLTLNYQNFNNLDTSVYHKPVSINSTLSTLSTPSSSSSAALSVPVGPSNSSDGGLHHAMDDDEMEEIRSLGEQHQIEWNDTVNLVTSARWCSFLKTMEIEAEEDDQIIEFPSWLINSNESSCLQQKFDEHFSDAYFQDPALPCMDIGEIEAMDGDWLA; the protein is encoded by the exons ATGGAAAGAACCAAAGTTAAACATTCAACCCGGGTCAAACATTCAACTTCCAAAGATTCATTACATGGTGATGATGAATTAAAAGAAAATGTAACCCAAAATGGGGAATGTTTTAGTGATGAAAACAATACACAAAAACAACCAAAAACACCAACACAACCACCACAACACAAGAAACAAGTTCGAAGAAGACTTCACACCACTAGACCTTATCAAGAACGGCTTTTAAACATGGCGGAAGCCCGTAAAGAAATCGTCACCGCCTTAAAGTTTCATAGAGCATCTATGAAACAACAAGAGTCAGAAGCAGTCCATAATCTTGTCACCCAAACACCACAAGAAAAAAAAACGAAATCCCGAAAAATTCACAATCTTTATCCTTATACTACCACCGAAATCACGAATACGTATTCAACTTTATCTTGTCCTCCTCCTTATTGGCCTATCTCAACAAATGTCCCACCTTTACCACCTTCTTATCATGACAACAATCAAGATTTCATACTCCCTAGTCAAACTTTAGGGTTGACTCTCAATTATCAAAATTTTAACAATTTAGACACCAGTGTTTATCACAAACCGGTGTCGATTAACTCGACATTATCCACTTTATCCACACCATCATCATCTTCCTCAGCAGCTTTATCTGTTCCTGTGGGACCCTCTAATTCATCAGATGGTGGTTTACATCATGCTATGGATGATGATGAAATGGAGGAGATAAGATCATTAGGAGAACAACATCAAATTGAGTGGAATGATACTGTAAATTTAGTAACGTCAGCAAGGTGGTGTAGTTTCTTGAAAACTATGGAAATTGAAGCAGAGGAAGATGATCAAATTATTGAATTCCCATCATGGTTGATCAATTCTAATGAGAGTTCTTGTCTGCAACAAAAGTTTGATGAGCATTTTTCTGATGCTTATTTTCAAGATCCCGCTTTACCTTG CATGGACATCGGCGAAATTGAAGCAATGGATGGGGACTGGCTTGCTTGA